From the genome of Alicyclobacillus sp. SO9:
CAAAGGCGCAGGGCACAACGCCTCCAACGCTGTATAAGAGCCTGCGCGAATGGGGCATCAAAGACCCTGTGCTTGAAGAAGCAGCCATGGAGGAATTGATAATCTGCAAACAACCAAAAGCGGTGCATGTGCAAATGACAGAAACGAGAGGAGAACAGCCTGTGGACAAGTCTATTGAAACTGTGGATAACGTGGTCGAGGATGGCTATGTCACCTTACGCATTCCGGCTGAGGAGGTACCGCTGCCCGGTGTCATCAACACGGATGTTTTAGACCGCGCCGACTTGCTGCGAGTGGCATTCACTATTGTGCAAGCCTCCGTTGCATGGGCAAAGCGAGACCTCTTGGAACGGCTCGGTGATGGCGATATTGACGGCCATATCCAGCGGTATGTTGACCGCCAGTGGGCTGAGTTTGAGAAGAAGGCGGTTCAGAGATGAGTGACTTAACGCCACGTCAGCGCGGCTCTGCCATCATCACAGCGGCCAAGACGCGGATGCTGGATAATGAAGGTTTGATGATAGTTGACACGACGGAACAACTGAAACTGCATCGGGCATTGGAAGAATCCTGTACACTGCTAAACAAGCTACGTGACCCGATGATTGATGAGACGGGTACCGGTTGGATTGACGACTTCTTCAGCAGGCATCGGGAGGTGATAGCGAAATGAGTGAGACACTCTTTGACGCTGAACAGTTCGAAGATGAGCGGTTCTCGAATCCTATGGTCCAGAAACACGGTCCTGGTCCAGGTGGTGCAGCATGTGGAGATTGTAAGTATTTCAGGCGCATGGGTAGCCTGAACAGACCGTATGATATCCGTTACCGAAAATGTGAAGTCCGCGGCATTACGCATGGACCAGGAACGGACCACAAAGCAGGTTTTCACGCGTGTTCTCTATATGAGGAGGCTGATGAATCGTGACCAGACTCAGTCAAGGCAACCGTGGCATGTCGCTGGAACTGCTCATCAACCATAGCAATCAGATCTATTACGAGCGTGGACAGGCTGTTGTAAACAAACGGCCGACGCCAGTCAAAATCGTCAAGACGAAAGGCACCCGCATATTGTCGGCGTACTTGGAATCACCGTCGACCGTGGATTATGAGGGAACGTATCAAGGCCATTCGCTTCAGTTTGAGGCGAAGTCAACCAAACAATTGAATCGGTTCCCGATGGATAATGTCCATCTGCACCAGATTAACCACTTGAGAGCCCGTCGCCTGAGCGGTGCGATAACATTCGCCGTCATCGAGTTTGCCAAACGCAACACCGTGTTCTATGTGCCAGGCGAGCTCATCGAGAGAGCATGGGACGCAGCTGAGAACGGTGGTAAGAAATCCATCCCATTCGACGACCTGTCCCGGGAATGTTTAACAATCGGAAGCAAGAGCGGAATCCCATTGGATTATCTGGCTGCTGTAGATGAGCACATTCGGCAAATGGCGCTTTTATAGGGGGTGATGCATTGCTGGACGGACAGCAGGAGCTTTGCAATCGGCGCGTCGATGAGACAGAAACCCGGCGCGCTGTGCGCCTAGTCTTCGAACTCTACCGAAAACGTAAGCGGCTGCTTGAGATGCAGATGATACCGCACGTGGAACCGGCACCGGCGAAGCGCGGATATGAAAACGCCATGGACCCGAAGTACATCCATGCGCAGGGTGTCAATCCATCAGCGCCAATCGACAGGCCGATGGACCCAGATGACAGGCGCCGTGAATATTGTCACAGTATCGAGCATAGCGTTCGTTGTTTGCCAGAGTACCAGGCCGAGATAATGCGACGATGCTACATGGTGAAGGAAGCGCCTGGAACTGGTGGCTTGTTGCCCAGTGACCCATCGGTGCATCAGGAACTGCGCAACGAAGGCTGGCTGGTAGGCATTACCTATTTTTACACGCAAAAGGAAGAGGCTATCATGCAACTGGCTGAGGCGTGGCGATGTATCCGATTTGTAAAGGATGAAATCTGAATCTCGCGGAGAATCGGTGTAGAATTGCTGGAGAATATGCGTAGGATTGACAGTGAATCATGTCCTATAATGGGTGCAAGGACAGGAATGTCCAAATCAAGGCGATGTCCACGGAGGCTCACCAGTTGGTGGGCTTTTTCGTATCTAGGGAGGATGATTAAAATGGATCGAGTCAGAGCAAAGTTTTTTGTCGCAGACGTTCAACCAGCAACTATTGATGGTGAAGAAGCAAAGTCGGTGTCTCTCTATGGGGTCTTTACCAGCCAGGATGGTCGCGAAGGGAATGCCACTGAAGAGAATCGCATATTCGGGGACTACACTCCGGGCGCTGAAATTCGCATGACAATTAAAAATCCAGATGCGTTCAAACAATTTGAACTGAACAAGGAATTTTACGTGGATTTCAC
Proteins encoded in this window:
- a CDS encoding Holliday junction resolvase RecU, translating into MTRLSQGNRGMSLELLINHSNQIYYERGQAVVNKRPTPVKIVKTKGTRILSAYLESPSTVDYEGTYQGHSLQFEAKSTKQLNRFPMDNVHLHQINHLRARRLSGAITFAVIEFAKRNTVFYVPGELIERAWDAAENGGKKSIPFDDLSRECLTIGSKSGIPLDYLAAVDEHIRQMALL